Genomic segment of Corticium candelabrum chromosome 16, ooCorCand1.1, whole genome shotgun sequence:
CCTCCTGACACTTTTGCAAGGTAAGACATAATgaattttgcagaaactgtcTTCCCAGCACCACTCTCTCCACTAAAAGCTATAGCATATCAAACCAACATCCAAAAGCACATCACAATCTTAACTTAATCTCACCTAATGATAATGCACTGCTTCTCCCAGTCACTCATCATGCTGCGATACATGGCATCTGCTAGTGCATAGATATGAGGAGGATTCTCATATAATGCCTTCAACAGTACAGTAAatgagctgtgtgtgtgtgtgtgtgtgtgtgtgtgtgtgtgtggtgtgtgtgtgtgtgtgtgtgtgtgtgtgtgtgtgtgtgtgtgtgtgtgtgtgcgcgcgcaagtgtgtgcatgcaagcgCAAGCCTGTAAGTGAGGCAACAAGGTGCAGTTCAGTATCAGCAACTTTTCACATGGTTTCAGAGTAAAGGAGGGCTGGCACACTTTTCACATGGTTTCAGAGTAGAGGAGAGCTGGCAGTACATAGATGTGTACCAGAACATTAAAATATGACATCATTTCACCATGGGACTTGTTGCACCCCTCTAACAGCAGCTTTGCAACAGAACAGGAAAGGACAgggcaggtgtgtgtgtgtgtgtgtgtgtgtgtgtgtgtgtgtgtgtgtgtgtgtgtgggcgcgCGCGTGCACTGTCATAAAGCTGTACTCTAGAATACAGATTGAATGTTGTCAATGTGCATGAAGAGTTGCATTCAATACTCTCTAAACTGCAATTCTAACGCAATAGTGAAACGACAAGGATTTACCGCTCCTTGGTACACGTCCACTTCCTTGTCTGTGAAATAGGGCAAGCTCTTGAAGGGATTAACAGCAACGAGAACAGGTCCAATGTACGTCTAACATAGAAAATGACATAATCGAAAAGTCACAATAAATCAAAAACCGCATGATATCACAACCATCGACGGATCGACACCCGATGCAACAAAATCATCTGATACCCCCGTAACTACTGTACAAGAATGCATGGCACACCAACAGGAAAGGAACGACAAGCAAGAGAACGAAATATGTTCAGCAGCAATCGCACGCACGGCCCCCACATTACTGTGCCCTCACAGGTTACTAACATAAATCTGATCATCTAGAAATCTCTTCTTTAGATTCTCCACGATAGCACTCTCTTGTATTTTAGTGAGCAACACCATGTCCTCGACGCCGCTGGCCTTCACTGATTTGCTTTGCCAATGATAGGGCTGAAGAACGCCACACAATATTCTGTACTCCAGCAATGTCAACTGCGGACACTAACTTACCATGATTAAAATTCACTGTCAAAATTTATTGTGTTCAATGCTCAACAGCAAACTTGTACAGCCACCAGAGGCCCCAAAGACTGACCttataacgtgcgttagtcGAGTTCTCGCCGAACTATCACGTGAACAaagttatttttaattaaacgcCCCGGAAGTTACTAACTTGGTGCACGCAAAGCATTGTGGGatgtatgacgtcattgttCGAAGCGAAGTGTCCTGCGACTTTCTCTGCTGACTAGTCGCGACGAGTAATGGCACTGAAAAGGATCAACAAGGAGCTACAAGACTTGGGCAGGGATCCTCCAGCTAACTGTTCGGCGGGACCCATTGGGGATGACTTGTTTCATTGGCAAGCGACCATCATGGGCCCCCCAGATTCGCCATATCAAGGAGGTGTGTTTTTCCTCACCATCCACTTTCCAACAGACTATCCCTTCAAGCCACCCAAAGTAGCGTTCACAACTCGTATCTATCATCCGAATATAAACAGTAACGGCAGCATATGTTTGGACATTCTTCGATCACAGTGGAGTCCAGCACTCACTGTATCCAAAGTTCTCTTATCCATCTGTTCTCTTCTCACCGATCCCAATCCAGATGACCCTCTTGTACCAGAGATTGCCAAGTTATACAAAACTGACCGTTCAAAGTATAACGAAACGGCCAAGGAGTGGACCTCAAAGTATGCAATGTGACGACAGGGACTGTCTGTGTTAGGAGGGAATCATACGAGTCGTacgtatgtattgtattgttagTAGTGTAGTTTCATTGCGCTGTCGTTTGGCGCTTCTGAAGTAGACTGTCAATTTTGTACTTGCTGTACGTGACTGTAAAGCTAAGGTGAATAGGTAATGCCTTACATTGCATTCTTTCTTGTATGAGAGCTCGTAAGTGTATTCCGTTGCGTCTGTTGTCGTCGCATGGATCATAGCTTGAACGTCACAGTGGACTGGATAGCACTTCCTGCTTCAGGATCTGGATCACCAATCATTCTTCATTCACCGTCCCTTCCACGGCTAGGAGCCTTCTGAATACCACGGTAAGGATTGTTGCGATGAATTACGCTATTTTCATTTTAAGCGCgcttgtaaaatctatctaaaatccTACTACCTTTTCACGTCACGAGTTTATAAAGTCGTCGAAGTTTGAGTTATGACATACGGGACATCAAATTTTCCCATATCTACGTATGTTACATCCCGTATAAATATCCTACAAGCTTTGCTTACATttcactgttctggtaagaaatGCTTTTGCGAACgtttcgtccattgtctctgatTGCCACGTGCATGCGCGTTTAGGGAATACACCGGtccgtgattgggccacacaggaggcgtggcacagcCGCAGACCGGAAGTGGGTTCAACCCGTGTACACACTCgtcaagtctcgtgacttgtACAAAGTCTTGTTTGATATGACTAGTAGCTGAAATAGATAATTGATCCATCTAGGCATCTAGGAATGAGTAAAGTTTGTATTCAATTCAACTAAGACTGAAAAGTAAGTACGCTTTGTTGATTGCCcctgacaaacaaaatgggtGGCAGTTTACAGGATATAGTCTCCAACCAACTCATGTAGAGAATAGATGAGCACGTATTCTTTCTTGGTATTGGCATTGTCCTGTGGAGCCACACAAGACAATTCATCAGTGAATAGAAAGAAGAGGATGGTGATCCGCTAAGCACTCACACTACAATAAGCTTGGCATTGGTGGAATGCTGACGAAGCAATTCTCCAAGTCGTATATGACGGAAAGTCTGAATGGTGCGAGAAAACATATAGAAAAAAAACAACAATGTTGGGAACAGAAACACCTTCTCCTTGACATCCTCTCTGTTTGATTCTTCTCCTCCAGGTAATTTCATGAATTCCTCAACACTAAACCAGAGTGCAAAAGTCATTATCCAGGTAGaagtaattaagtaattaatactATTTTAAGAATTAATTGATTGGAATACATGTAATACACAACATCAGGTCATTGTACACAAATGGCACATAGCATTTGCATGAGTTGTTTTAAATTAATCACTTGTTTATGTAAAGTGTAATCTCCTGAATCCATTCAGGTACAAGTAGCAACCTGGTAACTAAGGGTGCGAACATTGGGTTTGAGAAGAGATACCTCTACAGTCTACGACTCTGAAACtatcattttaattaactagcctGTTATTGCATTGTTATGTGCTATATTTCAACAATAACTAGAAATTACCCTTTTTATAGAAATatcaaaacacaacaactatAACTTAACTACTACAATACCAGCAACACAAtgctacaacaacaatgtgGTTTTGATCTTGTCCCATGAACACACAGAATTGCCCCTCCTAATGGAGCAAAACTTAGTCTGCATCTAATCATAGACACTGTTTGTGCATAAGATGTATTTGATTGTCTGAAATGACGAAAAATGTGGTAGCTTCTCTTTGCCCATCCCTCCAGTGGAAGAAAATAGTAGTGGAGTGAAGCTTCCCCCTTCAATCTCTAACTCTTCTGCCGTATGCACGTTTCTTGTTTGTGGTTCCTGTACACTTGTTGGAGGTTGGGACATCGGTAACTTGATGCGTTAGGATAGAAGACCCTAATGTCGAAAAACGCACGTTCACCTCTTTGCGAAACGCCACCTGCAGATACGTCTAGTCGTGCTTCATCATCAGAATTTGCAGTATGCCACTGTAGACTTTCTCCAGAAAGGGGATGACCTTGAGGCTCTATAGCAACATCTGAACAGATTTCAGATAGCAAATCTGCTGTGATGTCTCTTACCTCATTGTGTCTCAACGTTGGAAAACTGCCTTTACAGCAAATCATTGCATGATCAATTCCAAAGGTTGACCTGCAAGGGTAGTGCAATGGAACTTCTTTCAATGGCCATCCATATCTCAGACACAAAGCACCCCGAAAATCAGCTTTAGGCAGGTGGTAATCATGTTGCTGAATAGGTAGTACAGTCAACCTACTAGATGCTTCTTTTTCGGTCGCCAGCTCTATAGATCTTTTAAATTACCTTCCTCACATTTGTAAGAAATGTTAAAGAAAATGTTTATGAGTTTCAATCTGTCACCTTGCATTTTGAGGtctaaaaaattaaatcaTGATCTACAGTTTTCTCTGCACACTTTTACACACTACTAGCTGAAAACTAAGTTTTCATCTCACACCTATCTATAGAAGGAGACGGATAAGATGGTCATCCAAAGTACTAGTAGATCTGCTGTCTCCGGGGTTTACTTAATCATCTCTGcctgcatatatatatatatatatatatatatatatatatatatatatatatatatatatataaatggtCAAGCAGTTCTATCTGCATTGGAAACATTTCCAGCAGGCTCTAGCCCAGGCTTTTCTCAGTTGTAAGCACAGCACCGTTTGGATGCCATCAAAGGGTCATGTACACCAGATGCACAGGCATGTTTAGATAATCTCACACGTTTCATTTCGCTGTCACTATCAGGGAAAGTGGATGTAAGCATTTCTCCATGGTTGTCAGGTGCACCATTGACTGCCTTGAATAAGAAATCTGCAGGGATACATCCGATTGCAGTTGGAGAATTGATTAGACATTTAGTCAGTCGGATCTGCTGTAGAGCAGCCAAACCTCGTTTACAAGAAGTATTCTTACCGTATGGTCAAGTTGGAGTAGGTGTACGTGGTGCATTGGAGGCAGCTTTTCACAATTTCAAGTCTTACATCACTACCAATAGCTTGAGAGAAAATCTATGCTGTTTCAAAGTCTATATGCGGAATGCATTCAACGAATGTCTCCGTGAAACACTTCTCCCATGATTATGTGAAGAATTTCCAAAAATATTTGCATGGGTGCAGTGGTGCCATAGTTCACCAGGAGAACTTAGGTTCGGCAAACATCGCATCCTATCAACTGCTGGCACTCAACAAGGAAACCCACTAGGTCCAATGCTATTTTCCATGGTATTACTAGAGTCTCTGGACAACATCAGCAATGTTCATCTGTAGCTATAGTACCTGGATGATGGCACATTTATTGGTGATTGAGACTGCATCTCTTCTCTATTAGAATTGTTCTTAGCAAAAGGTCCTCGATTCGGTCTTCACATCAATCTGGATAAATGTGAGATTTATTGGCCATCAGGGAACAATACGTTTTCTCAATTTCCTACTGAAATTCATAGGCTTACTGACGGATAGGAAATTGCTTGGTTTACCAGTGCATGAGTCAGATATTTCTTTCAAAATGTGGTCActaagcaaataaacaaagtcCTTGATATTCAATCAAATCTCAACAACATAAACGACCCCCAGGTTGAATTAC
This window contains:
- the LOC134192250 gene encoding ubiquitin-conjugating enzyme E2-17 kDa codes for the protein MALKRINKELQDLGRDPPANCSAGPIGDDLFHWQATIMGPPDSPYQGGVFFLTIHFPTDYPFKPPKVAFTTRIYHPNINSNGSICLDILRSQWSPALTVSKVLLSICSLLTDPNPDDPLVPEIAKLYKTDRSKYNETAKEWTSKYAM